The following proteins are co-located in the Malassezia restricta chromosome II, complete sequence genome:
- a CDS encoding 2-dehydropantoate 2-reductase: MPDEVLLLGLGAVGTLYAYILQSGGANVTAVCRSNYQVVRDHGIDIVSDKFGEHPKWRPTRVIQRPEDVDAVGVTFDYIVCCSKHVPDLQPVSDVLRPYLTQNFAKKPQRLPVILLLQNGIDIEHDSYEAFVHTPEPLAACVMSANSWVPVMLLNGGARIEHGSLERLSMGVFPPPLRAPLPDSTRETVHHLLTLMLRGGSDAHLTNDITSERWRKVLWNMSWGGVSLLARRPVFEMLQVDMLPYTVGSVRGIMLEILTVARASGMGEDRLPASVIDHTLHATLLNTPAKLRMLRSPDIICDKPSAPNFRRDFKPSILIDLELQRPMELEPIFGNIIRRARQVGVDTPRLDLIVTSIKPSQLEYVRRSKGIDHETLVQQEGVHDLLPSLNATGSAPTGPVTL; this comes from the coding sequence ATGCCGGACGAAGTGTTGCTGCTGGGCTTGGGCGCGGTGGGCACACTGTATGCCTACATCCTCCAGAGCGGCGGTGCCAACGTCACGGCCGTCTGTCGCAGCAACTACCAAGTTGTGCGCGATCACGGCATTGACATCGTGTCCGACAAGTTCGGCGAGCACCCCAAGTGGCGTCCCACACGAGTCATTCAGCGCCCCGAGGACGTGGACGCCGTGGGCGTCACGTTCGACTATATCGTGTGTTGCTCCAAGCACGTCCCAGATCTTCAGCCGGTcagcgacgtgctgcgTCCGTACCTCACGCAGAACTTTGCCAAAAAGCCGCAGCGACTGCCTGTGATTCTGCTCCTGCAAAACGGCATTGATATCGAGCACGATTCGTACGAGGCCTTTGTGCATACACCCGAGCCACTCGCTGCCTGCGTCATGAGCGCCAATTCATGGGTGCCAGTGATGCTTTTGAATGGAGGTGCTCGCATCGAACATGGCAGTTTGGAAAGGCTCTCCATGGGCGTGTTTCCCCCACCGCTCCGTGCGCCGCTCCCGGACTCGACGCGCGAGACTGTGCATCATCTACTTACGCTCATGCTTCGTGGCGGCTCAGATGCGCATCTCACGAACGATATCACTTCCGAAAGATGGCGCAAAGTGCTGTGGAACATGAGCTGGGGCGGTGTATCGCTGCTGGCTCGCCGTCCCGTGTTCGAGATGCTGCAGGTCGACATGCTGCCATACACTGTCGGCAGCGTGCGCGGGATTATGCTGGAAATCCTGACCGTCGCTCGCGCCTCAGGCATGGGGGAAGACCGCCTACCCGCTTCCGTCATCGATCACACACTCCACGCCACGCTCCTGAATACACCAGCCaagctgcgcatgctccgATCTCCTGACATCATCTGTGATAAGCCCTCCGCGCCCAACTTCCGTCGTGACTTCAAACCCAGCATTCTCATCGATCTCGAACTTCAGCGACCCATGGAGCTCGAGCCCATCTTTGGGAACATCAtccgccgcgcgcgtcaagTAGGCGTAGATACGCCCCGCCTCGACTTGATCGTCACGAGTATCAAGCCGTCGCAGCTCGAGTACGTGCGTCGGAGCAAAGGCATCGATCACGAAacgctcgtgcagcaggaAGGCGTGCACGACCTCCTGCCAAGTCTCAATGCCACCGGCAGCGCACCCACCGGACCCGTGACCCTGTAG
- a CDS encoding tRNA (cytosine34-C5)-methyltransferase has translation MAISKAQRKQQQSAADAFDAFFVHEYGAERWHRLRERLLQPTEYAALINAYVPSIEVDRAILSDEAAAAGQYTLLRLPPPPDTTPCDTPTRLLCLLRTDPHGSRPFPPPHPAADARHRLHTHWNLDAASVLAAQCLDIQPGQAVLDMCAAPGGKSITLAQRLWPALYVDHPSGEQQHRQRPSILHANEVDVARHRRLHANLTSYLPPTLFEQGLVDVLRIDATSPRAVHLFPLGEEGYDRILIDAPCSSERHILHAFMRAQQSGSIAPEMLAWKPTMTRNLSKTQSALLRTAWSALRPGGRLVYATCSLSQQENDQVVRAFVASQPARVVRSDHLWRFCERTEYGYLALPDHVARGASDPSPWGPLYFCILAK, from the coding sequence ATGGCCATTAgcaaggcgcagcgcaagcagcagcagtCGGCGGCGGATGCCTTTGATGCGTTTTTTGTGCATGAGTATGGTGCGGAGCGGTGGCATCGTCTGCGCGAGCGATTGTTACAGCCGACGGAGTATGCGGCATTGATCAATGCGTACGTGCCGTCGATCGAAGTGGACCGCGCCATCCTGtcggacgaggcggcagcggctggGCAGTATACGCTTCTTCGtctgccgccgcctccggATACGACGCCATGTGATACGCCGACGCGGCTTCTGTGCCTACTGCGCACGGATCCCCACGGCAGTCGGCCGTTCCCGCCACCCCATCCCGCCGCggacgcgcggcatcgACTACATACGCACTGGAACCTCGATGCGGCGTCCGTGCTAGCTGCCCAGTGCCTTGATATCCAGCCTGGCCAAGCTGTGCTGGATATGTGTGCGGCGCCGGGCGGCAAGAGTATCACGCTCGCTCAACGATTGTGGCCGGCGCTGTACGTCGATCATCCGAGTGGCGAACAGCAGCACCGGCAGCGCCCCTCGATCTTGCATGCGAACGAGGTGGATGTAGCGCGTCATCGCCGACTCCATGCCAATCTAACGAGTTACCTACCGCCCACGCTCTTTGAGCAGGGTctcgtggatgtgctgcgcatcgacgccacgtcgccgcgcgccgTTCACCTGTTCCCGCTGGGCGAAGAAGGCTACGACCGCATCCTCATTGATGCCCCATGCTCGTCTGAGCGCCATATCCTCCATGCGTTCATGCGCGCCCAGCAATCCGGCTCGATCGCGCCAGAGATGCTCGCGTGGAAACCGACCATGACCCGCAACTTATCCAAAACGCAGTCGGCGCTGCTCCGCACAGCTTGGAGTGCGCTCCGTCCGGGCGGCCGCCTGGTCTATGCTACGTGCTCGCTGAGTCAGCAAGAGAACGACCAGGTCGTGCGTGCCTTTGTGGCGTCGCAGCCGGCGCGCGTGGTGCGCTCGGATCACTTGTGGCGCTTTTGCGAGCGCACCGAGTATGGCTACCTCGCTCTGCCTGACCACGtcgcgcgaggcgcgtcaGATCCATCGCCGTGGGGGCCGCTCTACTTTTGTATCTTAGCCAAGTAG
- a CDS encoding ubiquitin-conjugating enzyme E2 J1 produces MVTGMSDAMKSRSSAIKRIMSEVRELQNDDTPDFSAAPTEDNLFEWHFTLRGPRDTVFEKGLYHGKLTLPSEYPFKAPHVIFLTPNGRWSVDTKVCVTFTGFHEESWQPAWGIRTALLGIQALMTSKEDEAGYGAASMNDEGRKLLAEKSWTWTCPLCQKSNAELLPGEPSRAPNTAPPTALPASVVSERIEEPATSPSHSIPPVREEPFSKESMPASNPQASTPSIAPSAMEEATPSMAELLHARAESYRRTISMIDSLMGLICVMLFLLVLKNM; encoded by the coding sequence ATGGTCACAGGCATGTCGGATGCTATGAAAAGCCGTAGTTCCGCCATCAAGCGCATCATGTCAGAAGTTAGAGAGTTGCAAAATGATGATACACCAGATTTTTCTGCTGCTCCAACGGAAGATAATTTGTTCGAATGGCACTTTACATTGCGAGGACCACGAGACACCGTTTTTGAAAAGGGGCTCTACCATGGCAAATTGACACTGCCCTCGGAGTACCCATTCAAAGCGCCACATGTGATATTTCTTACACCTAATGGCCGGTGGTCTGTTGACACCAAAGTATGCGTCACATTTACCGGCTTTCATGAGGAGTCTTGGCAGCCTGCCTGGGGCATTCGGACGGCTTTATTAGGTATTCAAGCGCTCATGACTTCCAAGGAAGATGAGGCTGGATATGGAGCTGCAAGTATGAATGACGAAGGTCGAAAACTTCTAGCTGAAAAGTCTTGGACCTGGACATGCCCATTGTGTCAAAAATCCAATGCAGAGCTACTTCCTGGGGAGCCGAGTCGAGCACCCAACACAGCACCACCTACCGCGTTGCCAGCTTCCGTGGTATCTGAAAGGATTGAAGAGCCAGCAACGTCTCCAAGCCATTCAATTCCTCCTGTCAGAGAGGAGCCTTTTTCCAAAGAATCGATGCCAGCCTCGAATCCTCAAGCTTCTACACCGTCTATCGCTCCATCAGCCATGGAGGAGGCAACCCCAAGTATGGCGGAATTGCTTCATGCAAGAGCAGAGTCGTATCGGCGCACTATCAGCATGATTGATTCCCTCATGGGACTTATATGTGTTATGCTTTTCCTGTTAGTGCTGAAGAATATGTAA
- a CDS encoding peptide-methionine (S)-S-oxide reductase, whose product MSTATSEVATFANGCFWGTEHMFRKHYGGKGLIDAKVGFIGGTKADPTYMEVCSGQTGHAEASQLTFEPSKVSYEELVEFFYRTHDPTQQDGQGPDIGSQYRSALFPHTPEQEAIARKVTEEVQKKHFDPHGTRIVTTIHRVPASDFFVAEQYHQEYLLNNPSGYHCPTHRLWW is encoded by the exons ATGAGTACAGCCACGAGTGAGGTGGCGACATTTGCCAATGGCTGCTTTTGGGGCACTGAGCACATGTTCCGAAAGCATTATGGAGGCAAAGGTCTGATTGATGCCAAGGTTGGGTTTATCGGGGGCACGAAGGCCGACCCTACGTACATGGAAGTGTGCTCGGGCCAGACAGGCCATGCTGAGGCGTCTCAGCTTACGTTTGAGCCT TCTAAAGTGTCCTATGAAGAGCTTGTAGAGTTCTTTTATCGTACCCATGACCCGACGCAGCAGGACGGTCAAGGTCCGGATATTGGCAGCCAGTACCGCAGCGCCCTGTTTCCTCACACACCGGAACAAGAAGCGATTGCACGAAAGGTGACTGAAGAAGTGCAGAAAAAGCATTTTGACCCGCATGGAACGCGTATCGTGACCACCATTCATCGCGTGCCAGCTAGCGATTT CTTTGTCGCTGAGCAATATCATCAAGAGTACTTGTTGAACAACCCAAGTGGCTACCATTGCCCCACGCACCGCCTGTGGTGGTAA
- a CDS encoding LisH domain protein: MVDEKHDTATSQDESTVARMADTISSRADLPDPTTSEVPAPAAESGPSASSGTGISVSHVDNQKESKDPSLEETRKRARSPTHEAEPKRPRNEAEADEAPKATKPLPTHYTGLSGSVLAAQMYEQISQNENSHKLDLYVWEYLYRRKLYKTAATLIEETDLPENPEVPVRLPGGLLYEYWSVFWELFSSRVGYNTRQSNVFSELLEARKRQSLQDAMKAKPTPPAETAHPTLGAEEATDPARLVQESPVPMFLPQQQAQPQQQPAPRPVIPNQPPGPSSGMSFPVQPSVLGQPLPLSNASQQPAQGRAPTFPSSNVAAPMRHGQTNMSMQPMFKLAQNSSPVATPQSTNQPQPPTPSQQQPHQAVQMQQAMARAHMSQSLNVAALSQQQQQQLLMAAALRQGISLDALKSMTPQSRMALIQSVAQNMLGQNAAAQRTDPQMQARLFMQQQQNLLYMQQMQNAGKNAPPGGANAQQALFQRPQTAGTPMQGPKNGEMPNSAGAMDTSGMQGALAAQQAIAARSVMPFGRNEMQNGTPPPFASSNGIGPSSEQLSPQQRQMLVMQYQSLQNAIKNEWMKAQSMSVPSMAQQCLAMAQQMQLKAQSIASLLQANPASEHPPQHAAQGGLNTAAMLSQSSPLAQKMNLPQNAATPRPEMDMGMPFFPQAQQQAVVNGLMARGNNASTPSTPVTSQTAPQTTANKGRMNRPAPPTGHDALPPSPWQPATPHMTDSPSAAKKDKPPRRHARSTSGKTPVKPEEAPPTTKEDEVPRQSFDATGLGMPSVMDDATFGAITSSTGANAPTDDFAAMFGVSDIFDFDFDGGDAGSFAASAAPSDKKGHGE; the protein is encoded by the coding sequence ATGGTCGACGAAAAACACGATACTGCCACGTCACAGGATGAAAGCACTGTGGCAAGAATGGCTGATACCATATCGTCTCGCGCAGATCTACCTGATCCCACCACTTCCGAGGTgcctgcgcctgccgcAGAATCAGGGCCGAGCGCGTCTTCAGGGACTGGCATATCTGTGTCACACGTCGATAACCAAAAGGAGAGTAAGGACCCTTCATTAGAAGAGACGCGCAAACGTGCCAGATCTCCGACGCACGAAGCCGAGCCAAAACGGCCACGTAACGAGGCAGAGGCAGACGAGGCACCTAAAGCGACCAAGCCCCTACCCACCCACTACACAGGCCTGAGTGGCAGTGTGTTGGCCGCTCAGATGTATGAACAGATAAGCCAAAACGAAAACTCACACAAACTTGACTTGTATGTGTGGGAGTATCTATACCGCCGCAAGCTGTACAAAACCGCGGCAACGCTCATCGAGGAGACGGATCTACCGGAGAATCCTGAGGTACCTGTCCGGCTGCCTGGTGGGCTCTTGTATGAGTATTGGAGTGTATTTTGGGAGCTGTTCAGCTCACGCGTGGGATACAACACGCGACAGTCGAATGTCTTTTCCGAGCTACTCGAGGCACGAAAGCGACAAAGTCTACAGGATGCCATGAAAGCCAAGCCAACACCGCCTGCTGAGACTGCCCATCCAACGCTAGGCGCCGAGGAAGCCACGGATCCGGCGCGTCTTGTGCAAGAGAGTCCCGTGCCCATGTTTCTCCCACAACAACAggcgcagccacagcagcagccagcTCCTCGACCCGTGATACCAAATCAGCCACCAGGCCCCTCGTCCGGCATGTCTTTTCCGGTACAGCCATCTGTCCTAGGACAGCCTCTCCCCCTGTCCAATGCGTCACAGCAGCCAGCACAAGGGCGTGCGCCGACGTTTCCATCATCTAATGTGGCAGCGCCCATGCGGCATGGACAGACAAACATGTCTATGCAGCCAATGTTCAAGTTGGCGCAGAACAGCAGCCCCGTGGCGACGCCCCAGTCCACGAATcagccacagccaccaACGCCAtctcagcagcagccacatCAGGCCGTACAGATGCAGCAGGCTATGGCGCGGGCTCATATGAGTCAGAGCTTGAATGTGGCAGCACTCtcacagcagcagcagcagcaactTTTAATGGCAGCGGCTCTACGCCAGGGCATTTCGCTGGATGCTCTGAAAAGCATGACGCCACAGTCGCGCATGGCTCTGATCCAGTCGGTCGCCCAAAACATGCTCGGTCAAAATGCGGCAGCGCAGCGCACCGATCCCCAGATGCAGGCTCGATTGTTtatgcagcagcagcagaaTTTGCTATATATGCAGCAGATGCAGAATGCCGGCAAGAATGCCCCTCCTGGTGGGGCCAATgcccagcaggcgctcttTCAGCGGCCTCAGACGGCCGGCACACCGATGCAAGGCCCCAAAAATGGCGAGATGCCGAATAGCGCCGGTGCCATGGACACATCGGGTATGCAGGGTGCCCTAgctgcgcagcaggcgATCGCCGCACGATCTGTGATGCCATTTGGGCGAAATGAGATGCAAAATGGCACGCCACCGCCGTTTGCATCGTCCAATGGCATAGGGCCATCGTCTGAGCAGCTCTCgccgcagcagcgccaaaTGCTCGTGATGCAGTACCAGTCACTGCAGAACGCCATCAAAAATGAGTGGATGAAAGCGCAATCGATGAGCGTACCTAGCATGGCCCAGCAGTGTCTGGCCATGGCTCAGCAGATGCAGCTCAAGGCCCAGTCGATTGCATCGCTCCTACAAGCGAATCCTGCCTCCGAGCATCCGCCACAGCACGCCGCACAGGGCGGCCTGAATACAGCCGCGATGCTGAGTCAATCGTCGCCTTTGGCCCAAAAAATGAACCTGCCCCAAAATGCAGCCACACCGCGGCCCGAGATGGATATGGGCATGCCGTTCTTTCctcaggcgcagcagcaagcCGTTGTCAATGGACTCATGGCGCGAGGCAACAATGCTTCAACGCCATCCACGCCTGTCACATCGCAAACCGCGCCACAGACCACCGCTAATAAAGGCCGCATGAATCGGCCTGCTCCGCCTACCGGCCATGACGCTCTACCACCCAGTCCTTGGCAGCCGGCGACGCCACACATGACCGACTCGCCGTCGGCAGCTAAGAAGGACAAGCCACCGCGACGACATGCACGCAGTACGTCGGGCAAGACGCCCGTCAAGCCGGAagaagcgccgccgacgaccaAGGAAGACGAGGTGCCGAGACAGTCGTTCGACGCTACGGGACTCGGCATGCCATCGGTGATGGATGACGCGACCTTCGGTGCCATCACATCCTCGACGGGCGCGAATGCACCGACGGACGACTTTGCCGCCATGTTTGGCGTGTCGGACATTTTTGACTTCGACTTCGACGGGGGCGACGCGGGCTCCTtcgccgcctcggcggcgccaagCGACAAGAAGGGCCATGGCGAGTAG
- a CDS encoding BadF/BadG/BcrA/BcrD ATPase family yields the protein MTGVVAVVDAGGTSTRAAIADARGRIVARSCVGAGSFSVLSLRAWTRRMCEALEACANEAPITRAWIGSAGIDADESARIATEALRCAMPHVHEWTVTNDAALLCASVPRNRPCVVCIAGTGSVVLAYDAQRTRTKRVGGLGWLLGDEGSAVGVGRAALRHVLSEPSPLLDVILAATGAASADDLLSYVYTDDSRTRIAALAQVVTRAAHDGHAVAQHIVELEAQAMAACIDRAAPPIPAACRLGGALFGDAGYLARVLHHIQTPFIDTQVVHDICGTAAQSKATRPW from the coding sequence ATGACAGGCGTCGTGGCGGTCGTGGACgccggcggcacatcgacgCGGGCTGCCATCGCGGACGCTCGGGGGCGTATTGtggcgcgctcgtgcgtcggGGCCGGCAGCTTTTCTGTCCTGTCGCTCCGGGcatggacgcggcgcatgtgcgaggcactcgaggcgTGTGCGAACGAGGCGCCTATCACCCGTGCCTGGATCGGCTCGGCGGGTATCGATGCAGATGAgagcgcgcgcatcgcgaCAGAGGCGCTGCGCTGTGCCATGCCGCACGTCCACGAATGGACTGTGACGAACGACGCGGCCTTGTTGTGCGCCAGTGTGCCACGCAACAGGCCCTGCGTCGTGTGCATTGCCGGCACGGGCAGTGTCGTCCTGGCCTacgacgcgcagcgcacgcggACCAAGCGCGTCGGTGGCCTCGGCTGGCTCTTGGGTGACGAGGGCAGTGCGGTCGGTGTAGGACGCGCGGCTCTTCGACACGTGCTCAGCGAGCCATCGCCCCTGTTGGATGTGATCCTCGCCGCTACGGGGGCAGCTTCCGCCGACGACCTGCTCAGCTACGTGTATACGGACGACAGCCGCACACGCATCGCGGCACTGGCTCAGGTcgtgacgcgcgcggcgcacgatggccatgcggtggcgcagcacatcgtggagctcgaggcgcaggccatggcggCGTGCATTGaccgcgccgcgccgcccatcCCGGCCGCTTGCcgcttgggcggcgcgctcTTTGGCGACGCAGGGTACCTCGCACGCGTGCTGCACCACATCCAGACACCGTTCATCGACACACAGGTGGTACATGATATCTGTGGAACGGCTGCACAAAGTAAAGCTACACGTCCATGGTAG
- a CDS encoding AP-1 complex subunit mu, translating into MASIVAILDLKGKPLIQRSYRDDVDPSALERFLPLLTEIEEERGAGAIQPCLSAQGVNYMHVRHTNLYLLALSRRNTNAAEILLFLHKLASVLEEYFKQLEEESIRDNFVILYELLDEMMDFGYPQTTESKILQEYITQESHKLEVQVRPPMAVTNAVSWRSEGIRYRKNEVFLDVIESVNLLVNANGHVVRSEIVGTIKMKCYLSGMPELRLGLNDKVMFETMGRTTRGKSIEMEDVKFHQCVRLSRFENDRTISFIPPDGEFELMSYRLNTQIKPLIWAEAVVERHEGSRIEFMVKVKAQFKRRSTANNVEILINVPDDADSPKFRAAIGSVSYAPELSAMVWKIKQLGGGKEYLMRAHFGLPSVQDEESMVRRTPINVKFEIPYFTVSGIQVRYLKIVEKSGYQALPWVRYITQNGEYDLRTQSEKNASHLSHFAT; encoded by the coding sequence ATGGCCAGCATCGTAGCGATCCTCGACTTGAAGGGCAAGCCACTGATTCAGCGGTCATACCGTGATGATGTGGATCCATCAGCATTGGAGCGATTTCTCCCTCTGTTGACCGAAATTGAAGAGGAGCGAGGAGCTGGCGCGATTCAACCATGCCTCAGTGCCCAGGGTGTGAATTATATGCATGTTCGCCATACCAATTTGTATTTACTCGCCCTCTCGCGACGAAATACGAATGCTGCTGAAATTTTGCTATTTTTGCACAAGCTTGCATCTGTGCTGGAGGAATACTTTAAgcagctggaagaagagTCGATTCGGGACAATTTTGTGATCCTGTACGAGCTGCTAGATGAAATGATGGACTTTGGATACCCCCAGACAACAGAGAGCAAAATTCTTCAGGAATATATCACGCAAGAGTCGCACAAGCTCGAGGTCCAGGTACGCCCTCCGATGGCTGTCACGAATGCCGTATCGTGGCGCTCCGAAGGCATTCGGTACCGCAAAAACGAAGTGTTCTTGGACGTGATTGAGAGCGTGAATTTGCTGGTCAATGCCAACGGTCATGTTGTACGCAGTGAAATTGTCGGCACCATCAAGATGAAGTGCTATCTGTCTGGTATGCCTGAATTACGTTTGGGGCTCAACGACAAGGTCATGTTCGAAACCATGggacgcacgacgcgcggaAAGTCGATCGAGATGGAAGATGTCAAATTTCACCAGTGCGTGCGACTCTCGCGTTTTGAAAATGACCGGACCATTTCGTTCATTCCACCCGATGGTGAGTTCGAGCTGATGAGCTACCGACTTAACACGCAAATCAAGCCGCTCATCTGGGCCGAAGCGGTGGTGGAGCGCCATGAAGGCAGCCGCATTGAGTTTATGGTCAAGGTCAAGGCACAATTCaagcggcgctcgacggccaACAATGTGGAAATACTTATCAATGTGCCAGACGATGCCGACTCGCCCAAGTTCCGCGCGGCGATTGGGTCCGTGTCATACGCGCCAGAGCTATCGGCTATGGTGTGGAAAATCAAGCAGCTGGGTGGTGGTAAAGAGTACCTGATGCGTGCGCACTTTGGCCTACCCAGTGTTCAGGACGAGGAGAGCAtggtgcgccgcacgccgatCAATGTCAAGTTCGAAATACCCTACTTTACTGTATCTGGCATCCAAGTGCGATACCTCAAGATCGTAGAAAAGTCCGGCTACCAGGCCCTTCCATGGGTGCGCTATATCACGCAAAATGGGGAGTATGACCTGCGCACCCAGAGCGAGAAGAATGCCTCGCACCTGTCCCACTTTGCTACATAG
- a CDS encoding RhoGEF domain protein, whose protein sequence is MAPLRGDSAPLAPSAPSEGKSVAPIPTLSHVSMLHSFDEHRIPASAVESPSPWLLDMTVPRVSSPELETDISRTSSTSTKHSLSDSMTSNQSVHTAHSGDDVSEPPPVPSKTDSRPDHPESGSQMRTHVKRLHALLELAETEANYVKDLDVLIHVFFKLLPTVPYLAEDASRLRTVVRNGPQLLELHRDLDARLQRIIQMQRLNDASLSELVRAQSPGHQEAIALFAEAFIDFAPRFQIYCEFCSKHKEALELIDAVEHRPEWETYQARASDAVGSRDAASRKRLQFRDFFIKPIQRVCLYPILMQTIQRYTAPDAAVRLGEAMACMRRITSDVNAASAERHARLLSDMIVSRMEPSLELSPSFLPSLGNCRMTGNLGVLYHHSTWAPLTWPLTTKYYGCVLYADFVMMFKVRKTHTYEPRYWFPLAEAKLKRSDERSVRLPHLFRISVRGHHFELMASTAKEHNLWLDAFAKAIADGPSPMRRVHGMDVPFPCNLADKGPAAPTSSDQDDDPLARYLDDVGDAAPSLRGQVLVRHKSPPRRAAMDRGMVFSDACISARSSIDGHDWAARSHSARVGLHRLSGSETVSLRISPSSATDAPLPSPTTRLMHANSTESLPGPRRMDASQRRLSVSSSPGGPLAPASPAGLLPRSQSMIGRTLQGWLTPSTTQLPIKAEELSRALLEACTPEPAAPMRLHRGRCSSMDMRAEAAPTRTIMRRRSSTSMSRRPDTSAPPSPHRRLAQRFLQRHRLSTMDV, encoded by the coding sequence ATGGCTCCGCTCAGAGGTGATTCTGCCCCCCTAGCCCCATCTGCCCCAAGTGAAGGCAAGTCTGTCGCACCTATCCCAACATTATCCCATGTGAGCATGCTACATTCGTTTGATGAACATCGTATACCAGCTTCCGCTGTCGAGTCGCCGTCCCCCTGGCTCTTGGATATGaccgtgccgcgcgtgtCATCACCTGAGCTCGAGACGGATATCAGTCGGACCtcatcgacgtcgacgaagcACTCGCTTTCCGACTCGATGACATCAAATCAGTCCGTCCACACGGCGCACTCGGGCGACGATGTATCCgagccgccgcccgtgccaaGCAAAACCGACTCACGACCTGACCATCCCGAGTCTGGCTCTcagatgcgcacgcacgtcaagcgtctgcatgcgcttctAGAGCTAGCTGAAACCGAGGCCAACTACGTGAAGGACTTGGACGTATTGATTCATGTATTTTTCAAGCTGCTTCCGACCGTGCCGTACCTAGCTGAGGATGCGTCGCGTCTACGTACCGTCGTCCGCAACGGTCCGCAATTGCTGGAGCTGCATCGCGATCTTGATGCGCGTTTGCAACGGATTATACAGATGCAACGATTGAATGATGCATCCCTCTCTGAGCTGGTGCGCGCTCAGAGCCCCGGTCACCAGGAGGCCATCGCGCTCTTTGCCGAGGCTTTTATCGACTTTGCACCGCGTTTCCAAATATACTGCGAATTTTGTTCTAAGCACAAGGAGGCTTTGGAGCTGATTGATGCTGTAGAGCACAGGCCCGAGTGGGAGACCTACCAAGCGCGCGCATCAGATGCGGTGGGGTCCCGTGACGCTGCATCGCGGAAGCGCTTGCAGTTTCGTGACTTTTTCATCAAGCCCATTCAGCGCGTCTGCCTATACCCTATTCTCATGCAGACGATTCAGCGATACACGGCGCCCGATGCGGCTGTCAGGCTGGGCGAGGCCATGGcgtgcatgcgacgcaTTACATCCGATGTGAATGCGGCGAGTGCGgagcgacacgcgcgtTTGCTGTCGGACATGatcgtgtcgcgcatggAGCCGAGTCTCGAGCTGTCGCCTTCGTTCCTGCCCTCACTGGGCAACTGCCGCATGACAGGCAACCTTGGTGTGCTCTACCACCATTCGACATGGGCGCCACTTACATGGCCCCTCACGACCAAGTACTATGGCTGTGTGCTGTACGCCGACTTTGTCATGATGTTCAAGGTGCGCAAAACACACACCTACGAGCCGCGCTACTGGTTCCCGCTAGCCGAGGCCAAGCTcaagcgcagcgacgaACGAAGCGTCCGTCTGCCCCACTTGTTCCGCATTTCGGTGCGTGGCCACCACTTTGAGCTCATGGCGTCGACAGCGAAAGAGCACAACCTGTGGCTTGATGCCTTTGCCAAGGCCATAGCCGACGGTCCATCGCCCATGCGCCGTGTACacggcatggacgtgccCTTCCCATGCAACTTGGCGGACAAAGGgcccgcagcgccgacgtcgtcggACCAAGACGATGATCCACTTGCGCGGTACCTGGACGATgtcggcgatgcagcgcccTCGCTGCGTGGCCAGGTGCTTGTGCGGCACAAgtcgccgccgcgtcggGCGGCGATGGACCGCGGCATGGTGTTTTCTGATGCATGCATCTCAGCGCGATCATCGATCGATGGACATGACTGGGCCGCCCGCTCTCACAGTGCTCGGGTGGGTCTGCACCGACTGAGTGGTAGTGAGACGGTCTCGCTCCGGATCAGCCCATCGTCGGCGaccgacgcgccgctgccttCGCCGACCACGCGTCTCATGCACGCTAACAGCACCGAGTCCCTCCCTGGTCCTCGACGCATGGATGCATCGCAGCGTCGCTTGTCCGTGTCGAGTTCCCCAGGTGGGCCGCTGGCGCCTGCGTCACCGGCTGGCTTGCTGCCGCGGTCCCAGTCGATGATCGggcgcacgctgcaggGCTGGCTCACGCCTAGCACCACGCAGCTGCCGATCAAGGCGGAAGAGCTGTCGAGGGCGCTTCTTGAGGCATGCACGCCTGAGCCTGCGGCACCGATGCGACTGCACCGCGGGCGGTGCTCGTCCATGGACATgcgcgccgaggcagcgccgacgcgtACGatcatgcgccgccggtCGTCGACCTCCATGTCGCGGCGGCCCGACAcatctgcgccgcccagTCCGCATCGACGCCTGGCCCAGCGCttcctgcagcgccaccgcctGTCTACCATGGACGTGTAG